One window of Elaeis guineensis isolate ETL-2024a chromosome 11, EG11, whole genome shotgun sequence genomic DNA carries:
- the LOC140852486 gene encoding S-adenosyl-L-methionine-dependent uroporphyrinogen III methyltransferase, chloroplastic-like has translation MDPLYVAENAADPDSTLVVYMGLSTLPALSSKLMKHGLPVDTPAVAVERGTTPQQRMVFAELKDIVYEVKLADLVSPSLIIIGRVVALSPLWPQSSEEAVV, from the exons ATGGATCCTCTCTACGTGGCAGAGAATGCTGCTGATCCTGATTCAACCTTGGTTGTCTATATGGGTTTGTCAACCCTGCCAgctctttcttcaaaattgatGAAGCATGGCTTGCCAGTAGACACTCCAGCTGTTGCAGTGGAGCGAGGAACAACCCCACAGCAACGAATG GTGTTTGCAGAACTCAAGGACATTGTCTATGAGGTTAAATTAGCAGACTTGGTGTCCCCATCTCTAATAATTATTGGCAGGGTGGTGGCCTTGTCACCTCTCTGGCCCCAATCTTCTGAAGAAGCTGTTGTGTAA